The proteins below come from a single Gemmatimonadota bacterium genomic window:
- a CDS encoding GMC family oxidoreductase, with protein sequence MPSSSQQRDFDAIVIGSGISGGWAAKELTELGLRTLVLEAGRPIDPERDYSEHRASFQMRYRGLGNRRLVEARQQVQRRSVTFDELSHQFWTDDLDNPYTTSNERPFDWLRARQVGGKSIIWGRQVYRMGDLDFEANLRDGVAVDWPIRYAEIAPWYDRVERFIGVSGMAEGLAHLPDMQFLPPMPFNVAEQHVRERIADRFKGERLMTIGRVAVVTQRHLGRSACHYCGPCHRGCVSKSYFSSLNSTLPAAEATGRLTLRPWSVVRSLTYDPQRRRISAVQVVDAQSGAEVEFTGRVVFLCASAIESARILLNSASPAFPNGLANGSDQVGRNIMDHIKWGGASGDFEQWGDRRIVGSRPNGIYVPRFRNIGTTHAAFIRGYGFQGGAGRGGWEGSHLRAGIGVAFKASLTKLGPWRMTFAGFGEMLPNPRNRATIHPTLRDRWGIPSLHIEAQWGENELAIHRDMGVTASELLEAAGATGIQPRTDGPSTVGNANHEMGAARMGRDPRTSVLNAHNQAWEVPNLFVTDGACMTSSGCQNPSLTYMALTARAAHFAVEEMKRRNL encoded by the coding sequence ATGCCGTCCTCGAGCCAGCAACGCGACTTCGACGCCATCGTCATCGGTTCCGGCATCAGCGGCGGATGGGCGGCCAAGGAGCTCACCGAGTTGGGGCTCCGCACGCTCGTGCTCGAGGCGGGGCGCCCGATCGATCCCGAGCGGGACTACAGCGAGCATCGTGCGTCGTTCCAGATGCGCTACCGCGGACTCGGCAATCGTCGGCTCGTCGAGGCCCGGCAGCAGGTGCAACGTCGCTCGGTCACCTTCGACGAACTGTCGCACCAGTTCTGGACCGACGATCTCGACAACCCGTACACGACCTCGAACGAGCGCCCGTTCGATTGGCTGCGGGCGCGCCAGGTCGGGGGGAAGTCGATCATCTGGGGGCGGCAGGTCTACCGCATGGGCGACCTGGACTTCGAGGCGAACCTGCGCGATGGGGTCGCCGTCGACTGGCCGATTCGTTATGCGGAGATCGCGCCGTGGTACGATCGCGTCGAGCGCTTCATCGGCGTCTCGGGGATGGCCGAGGGACTCGCGCATCTCCCCGACATGCAATTCCTCCCGCCGATGCCGTTCAACGTGGCCGAACAGCACGTGCGCGAGCGGATCGCCGATCGGTTCAAGGGCGAGCGGCTGATGACGATCGGGCGCGTGGCGGTCGTCACGCAGCGACACCTGGGGCGGAGCGCCTGCCACTACTGCGGGCCCTGCCACCGCGGCTGCGTGAGCAAGTCGTACTTCTCGTCGCTCAACTCGACCCTTCCTGCAGCCGAGGCCACGGGACGCCTGACGCTGCGTCCGTGGAGCGTGGTCCGTTCCCTCACGTACGATCCGCAGCGCCGACGCATCTCGGCGGTGCAGGTCGTCGATGCGCAGAGTGGTGCGGAGGTCGAGTTCACCGGGCGCGTTGTCTTCCTGTGCGCGTCGGCGATCGAGAGTGCCCGCATCCTCCTCAACTCCGCTTCGCCCGCCTTTCCCAACGGGCTGGCGAACGGGAGCGACCAGGTGGGGCGCAACATCATGGACCACATCAAGTGGGGGGGCGCGTCGGGCGACTTCGAGCAGTGGGGCGACCGGCGCATCGTCGGGAGCCGACCGAACGGGATCTATGTGCCGCGCTTCCGCAACATCGGGACGACGCACGCGGCGTTCATTCGGGGGTACGGCTTCCAGGGAGGCGCGGGGCGAGGTGGCTGGGAAGGATCGCACCTTCGAGCGGGGATCGGCGTCGCCTTCAAGGCCAGCCTAACGAAGCTCGGCCCGTGGCGCATGACTTTTGCCGGCTTCGGGGAGATGCTGCCCAACCCGCGCAACCGCGCGACGATTCACCCGACGCTCAGGGACCGCTGGGGGATCCCGTCGCTGCACATCGAGGCGCAGTGGGGGGAGAACGAACTGGCGATCCATCGGGACATGGGGGTCACCGCAAGCGAGCTGCTGGAGGCCGCCGGGGCGACCGGCATTCAGCCGCGCACCGACGGCCCGAGCACCGTGGGCAATGCCAACCACGAGATGGGGGCCGCGCGCATGGGGCGCGACCCCCGGACGTCGGTGCTCAACGCGCACAACCAGGCGTGGGAGGTCCCCAACCTGTTTGTGACTGACGGGGCGTGCATGACGTCGAGCGGCTGCCAGAACCCGTCGCTGACCTACATGGCGCTGACGGCGCGGGCGGCGCACTTCGCGGTGGAGGAAATGAAGCGCCGCAACCTGTGA